A part of Dreissena polymorpha isolate Duluth1 chromosome 13, UMN_Dpol_1.0, whole genome shotgun sequence genomic DNA contains:
- the LOC127856057 gene encoding MAM and LDL-receptor class A domain-containing protein 1-like isoform X2, whose protein sequence is MDILKHGLKSTEVHSQPDLRSDILGYLDNGECFHGYYTEGNDWVTVIDEETEIHIGRGSLFPCDPKTFPNEDIHARLRLPHKKEMFGNHFLRSVGLKRFLLDTQSLNRAQCNFDLDSLCSWRNVHGQDDFDWVLYQSSTPTDDTGPDFDHTLRNATGKYVFIESSAPRRLFDAAWLQSPIIEAIGQLIYCFRFWYHMYGTSTGRLDVYQALETFVPGNLMWSVTGDHGNAWLQGQVALESAQNYSIIISGFVGNGYLGDIAIDDVSLSDGYCDVKPPSASRSDVSNSTLSRDKIEMAHKRSDAHFQLTVHGMRGCHGRLVT, encoded by the exons CTCCGATCTGACATCCTCGGTTATCTTGACAACGGTGAATGTTTCCATGGATATTATACGGAAGGAAATGATTGGGTCACAGTAATCGATGAAGAGACG GAAATTCACATTGGACGGGGTTCCTTATTTCCTTGCGACCCCAAGACGTTTCCTAATGAAGATATAC ACGCCCGCTTAAGACTTCCACACAAAAAAGAAATGTTTGGAAATCACTTCTTGCGAAGCGTTGGACTCAAACGGTTTTTGTTAG ATACCCAAAGTCTGAATCGAGCGCAGTGCAACTTTGATCTGGACTCGCTGTGTTCCTGGAGAAATGTCCATGGTCAGGATGACTTCGATTGGGTTCTGTACCAGTCCTCCACACCAACTGACGATACTGGGCCGGACTTTGATCATACCTTGAGAAATGCAACAG gaAAGTATGTATTTATTGAGTCAAGCGCACCGAGAAGATTGTTTGACGCAGCCTGGTTACAGAGTCCAATAATCGAGGCTATAGGGCAACTCATTTACTGTTTCCGGTTTTGGTACCACATGTATGGAACATCTACAGGCCGACTGGACGTGTACCAAGCGTTGGAAACATTTGTTCCTGGTAACCTTATGTGGTCAGTGACAGGTGACCATGGCAACGCTTGGTTACAGGGTCAAGTTGCCCTTGAGTCTGCTCAGAACTATTCA ATAATCATTTCGGGGTTTGTCGGCAACGGTTACCTAGGAGATATCGCTATTGATGACGTCAGCCTTTCCGATGGCTACTGTGACGTAAAACCGCCCAGCGCATCTAGATCTGATGTGTCTAACTCGACATTGTCTAGAG ATAAAATAGAAATGGCGCACAAACGTTCAGACGCACATTTTCAGTTAACGGTGCATGGAATGCGTGGATGCCATGGACGACTTGTGACGTGA